The proteins below come from a single Balaenoptera musculus isolate JJ_BM4_2016_0621 chromosome 1, mBalMus1.pri.v3, whole genome shotgun sequence genomic window:
- the DFFA gene encoding DNA fragmentation factor subunit alpha isoform X1, giving the protein MTEVAGGPSVPEPSEIRALKQCLLCRNHGREQHGVAASCLEELRSKACDILAIDKSLAPVTLVLAEDGTIVDDDDYFLCLPANTKFVALAGNEKWAYNNSDGGTAWITQESFDGDETDSGAGLKWKNVARQLKADLSSIVLLSEEDLQMLIDVPCSELAQELSQSRVAVQGLQNTLQQVLDQREEARQSKQLLELYLRALEKEGSILLKQQESKAGLGDERDAVDTGIGESSSEIALTSQILTALKAKPAPELSLSSQDLELVAKEDPKALAVALNWDIKKTEAVQQTCHQELSLRLQQVQSLYSLRSISARKSSLPGEVQNPKQAKRDPT; this is encoded by the exons ATGACGGAGGTGGCTGGGGGCCCCAGCGTTCCAGAACCCAGCGAGATCCGGGCTCTAAAGCAGTGTCTCCTGTGCCGCAACCACGGCCGGGAACAGCACGGCGTGGCGGCCTCCTGCCTCGAGGAGCTGAGGAGCAAGG CTTGTGACATTCTGGCCATTGACAAGTCCCTGGCACCAGTCACCCTGGTCCTGGCAGAGGATGGCACCATAGTGGATGATGACGATTACTTCCTGTGTCTTCCTGCCAATACTAAGTTTGTGGCACTGGCTGGGAATGAGAAGTGGGCTTACAACAATTCAG ATGGAGGTACGGCTTGGATTACCCAAGAGTCCTTTGACGGAGATGAAACAGACAGCGGGGCAGGGTTGAAGTGGAAGAATGTGGCCAGGCAGCTGAAAGCAGACCTGTCCAGCATCGTCCTCCTGTCCGAGGAGGACCTCCAA ATGCTTATTGATGTCCCATGTTCAGAGCTGGCTCAGGAACTCAGCCAAAGTCGTGTCGCAGTCCAGGGGCTCCAGAACACCCTCCAGCAGGTCCTTGACCAGAGAGAGGAAGCCCGTCAGTCCAAGCAGCTCTTGGAGCTTTACCTCCGGGCTTTGGAGAAGGAGGGCAGCATCCTGTTGAAGCAGCAAG AGTCCAAAGCTGGCCTTGGTGATGAGAGGGATGCAGTTGACACGGGTATTGGAGAGAGCTCCTCCGAAATTGCACTTACGAGCCAGATCCTTACTGCGCTGAAGGCGAAACCCGCTCCAGAGCTGAGTTTGTCTAGTCAAGATTTGGAG TTGGTTGCCAAGGAGGACCCTAAAGCATTGGCTGTTGCTTTGAACTGGGACATAAAGAAGACGGAAGCTGTTCAACAGACCTGTCATCAGGAACTTAGCCTGCGCCTCCAGCAGGTACAGAGCTTGTATTCTCTGAGGAGCATTTCAGCAAGGAAGAGTTCGCTGCCTGGAGAAGTACAGAATCCCAAACAAGCCAAACGAGACCCCACATAG
- the DFFA gene encoding DNA fragmentation factor subunit alpha isoform X2 produces the protein MTEVAGGPSVPEPSEIRALKQCLLCRNHGREQHGVAASCLEELRSKDGGTAWITQESFDGDETDSGAGLKWKNVARQLKADLSSIVLLSEEDLQMLIDVPCSELAQELSQSRVAVQGLQNTLQQVLDQREEARQSKQLLELYLRALEKEGSILLKQQESKAGLGDERDAVDTGIGESSSEIALTSQILTALKAKPAPELSLSSQDLELVAKEDPKALAVALNWDIKKTEAVQQTCHQELSLRLQQVQSLYSLRSISARKSSLPGEVQNPKQAKRDPT, from the exons ATGACGGAGGTGGCTGGGGGCCCCAGCGTTCCAGAACCCAGCGAGATCCGGGCTCTAAAGCAGTGTCTCCTGTGCCGCAACCACGGCCGGGAACAGCACGGCGTGGCGGCCTCCTGCCTCGAGGAGCTGAGGAGCAAGG ATGGAGGTACGGCTTGGATTACCCAAGAGTCCTTTGACGGAGATGAAACAGACAGCGGGGCAGGGTTGAAGTGGAAGAATGTGGCCAGGCAGCTGAAAGCAGACCTGTCCAGCATCGTCCTCCTGTCCGAGGAGGACCTCCAA ATGCTTATTGATGTCCCATGTTCAGAGCTGGCTCAGGAACTCAGCCAAAGTCGTGTCGCAGTCCAGGGGCTCCAGAACACCCTCCAGCAGGTCCTTGACCAGAGAGAGGAAGCCCGTCAGTCCAAGCAGCTCTTGGAGCTTTACCTCCGGGCTTTGGAGAAGGAGGGCAGCATCCTGTTGAAGCAGCAAG AGTCCAAAGCTGGCCTTGGTGATGAGAGGGATGCAGTTGACACGGGTATTGGAGAGAGCTCCTCCGAAATTGCACTTACGAGCCAGATCCTTACTGCGCTGAAGGCGAAACCCGCTCCAGAGCTGAGTTTGTCTAGTCAAGATTTGGAG TTGGTTGCCAAGGAGGACCCTAAAGCATTGGCTGTTGCTTTGAACTGGGACATAAAGAAGACGGAAGCTGTTCAACAGACCTGTCATCAGGAACTTAGCCTGCGCCTCCAGCAGGTACAGAGCTTGTATTCTCTGAGGAGCATTTCAGCAAGGAAGAGTTCGCTGCCTGGAGAAGTACAGAATCCCAAACAAGCCAAACGAGACCCCACATAG